The Manis javanica isolate MJ-LG chromosome 6, MJ_LKY, whole genome shotgun sequence genome contains a region encoding:
- the ZNF467 gene encoding zinc finger protein 467 isoform X1 — protein sequence MRETFDALSSLGVSVGQLEMAPQSEPGEGSHNAQEQMSPPSEKRALGTSLGHGAPRPEGGMHTEQAEAPCRGGQACPPLKAEPSGSCPGGEWIIRKVKVEEEDPEAEEEVEWPQHLSSHPAPFPAPALGPLATAYKLEPGAAGALGGLALAGWAPTSEKPYGCGECERRFRDQLTLRLHQRLHRGEGPCACPDCGRSFTQRAHMLLHQRSHRGERPFPCSECDKRFSKKAHLTRHLRTHTGERPYPCVECGKRFSQKIHLGSHQKTHTGERPFPCTECEKRFRKKTHLIRHQRIHTGERPYQCARCARSFTHKQHLVRHQRVHEAAGRAPPSPDAPSSPARTPTPSPPGPKPFTCSDCSLSSGRKKNLATHHSVHRSEGRPFRCDECALGATVDPAAAEPVACAPRSTAALQGAPASELSFCSDCGRGFAHGQHLARHRRVHTGERPFACAQCGRRFGSRPNLVAHCRAHSGARPFACAQCGRRFSRKSHLGRHQAVHTGSRPHACAVCARSFSSKTNLVRHQAIHTGSRPFSCPQCGKSFSRKTHLVRHQRIHGEAAQPTTVADLPASNWPTAAEVAAPRPFF from the exons ATGAGAGAGACCTTCGATGCCCTCAGCTCTCTGG GAGTCTCTGTGGGACAGCTGGAGATGGCCCCCCAAAGTGAGCCTGGGGAGGGGTCCCACAATGCCCAGGAGCAGATGTCCCCTCCCAGTGAAAAGAGAGCACTAGGCACAAGCTTAG GGCACGGGGCTCCCAGACCGGAGGGTGGCATGCACACTGAACAAGCTGAAGCTCCCTGCAGAGGAGGCCAGGCGTGCCCACCACTGAAGGCCGAGCCTTCAGGCTCCTGCCCAG GGGGCGAGTGGATCATTCGGAAGgtgaaggtggaggaggaggacccCGAGGCAGAAGAGGAAGTTGAATGGCCCCAGCACCTATCATCACACCCAGCCCCTTTTCCTGCGCCTGCCCTGGGGCCTCTGGCCACCGCCTATAAGCTGGAGCCGGGGGCCGCAGGGGCCCTGGGCGGGCTCGCGTTGGCCGGGTGGGCCCCGACCTCGGAGAAGCCCTACGGCTGCGGGGAGTGCGAGCGGCGGTTCCGGGACCAGCTGACCTTGCGGCTGCACCAGAGACTGCACCGCGGCGAGGGCCCCTGCGCCTGCCCGGACTGCGGCCGCAGCTTCACGCAGCGCGCGCACATGCTGCTGCACCAGCGCAGCCACCGCGGCGAGCGGCCGTTCCCGTGCTCCGAGTGCGACAAACGCTTCAGCAAGAAGGCCCACCTGACCCGCCACCTGCGCACGCACACGGGCGAGAGGCCCTACCCGTGCGTGGAGTGCGGCAAGCGCTTCAGCCAGAAGATACACTTGGGGTCGCACCAGAAGACACACACGGGCGAGCGGCCCTTCCCCTGCACAGAGTGCGAGAAGCGCTTTCGCAAAAAGACGCACCTGATCCGCCACCAGCGCATCCACACGGGAGAGAGGCCCTACCAGTGCGCGCGCTGCGCGCGCAGCTTCACACACAAACAGCACTTGGTACGGCACCAAAGGGTGCACGAGGCGGCCGGCCGCGCGCCGCCCTCCCCCGACGCGCCCAGCTCGCCTGCCCGTACCCCCACCCCGTCCCCTCCCGGGCCCAAGCCTTTCACCTGCTCCGACTGCAGCCTGAGTTCCGGCCGGAAGAAGAACCTCGCCACGCACCACAGCGTGCACCGCAGCGAGGGGCGCCCCTTTAGGTGCGACGAGTGCGCCCTGGGCGCCACCGTGGACCCTGCTGCCGCCGAGCCTGTGGCCTGCGCGCCCCGAAGCACAGCAGCGCTCCAGGGCGCTCCCGCGAGCGAGCTGTCCTTCTGCTCGGACTGCGGGCGCGGCTTCGCCCATGGGCAGCACCTGGCGCGGCATCGGCGCGTGCACACTGGCGAACGGCCCTTCGCCTGCGCGCAGTGTGGCCGCCGCTTCGGCTCGAGGCCCAACCTGGTCGCCCACTGCAGGGCCCACAGCGGCGCTAGGCCTTTCGCCTGCGCGCAGTGCGGCCGCCGCTTCAGCCGCAAGTCGCACCTGGGCCGCCACCAGGCCGTGCACACGGGCAGTAGGCCTCACGCCTGCGCCGTCTGCGCCCGCAGCTTCAGCTCCAAAACCAACCTAGTCCGCCACCAGGCTATCCACACGGGCTCCcgccccttctcctgccctcagtgCGGCAAGAGCTTCAGCCGCAAGACCCACCTCGTGCGGCACCAGCGAATCCACGGCGAAGCCGCCCAGCCAACCACCGTCGCTGACCTCCCGGCCTCAAACTGGCCCACTGCCGCAGAGGTGGCAGCGCCCCGGCCCTTCTTCTGA
- the ZNF467 gene encoding zinc finger protein 467 isoform X3, producing the protein MRETFDALSSLGGEWIIRKVKVEEEDPEAEEEVEWPQHLSSHPAPFPAPALGPLATAYKLEPGAAGALGGLALAGWAPTSEKPYGCGECERRFRDQLTLRLHQRLHRGEGPCACPDCGRSFTQRAHMLLHQRSHRGERPFPCSECDKRFSKKAHLTRHLRTHTGERPYPCVECGKRFSQKIHLGSHQKTHTGERPFPCTECEKRFRKKTHLIRHQRIHTGERPYQCARCARSFTHKQHLVRHQRVHEAAGRAPPSPDAPSSPARTPTPSPPGPKPFTCSDCSLSSGRKKNLATHHSVHRSEGRPFRCDECALGATVDPAAAEPVACAPRSTAALQGAPASELSFCSDCGRGFAHGQHLARHRRVHTGERPFACAQCGRRFGSRPNLVAHCRAHSGARPFACAQCGRRFSRKSHLGRHQAVHTGSRPHACAVCARSFSSKTNLVRHQAIHTGSRPFSCPQCGKSFSRKTHLVRHQRIHGEAAQPTTVADLPASNWPTAAEVAAPRPFF; encoded by the exons ATGAGAGAGACCTTCGATGCCCTCAGCTCTCTGG GGGGCGAGTGGATCATTCGGAAGgtgaaggtggaggaggaggacccCGAGGCAGAAGAGGAAGTTGAATGGCCCCAGCACCTATCATCACACCCAGCCCCTTTTCCTGCGCCTGCCCTGGGGCCTCTGGCCACCGCCTATAAGCTGGAGCCGGGGGCCGCAGGGGCCCTGGGCGGGCTCGCGTTGGCCGGGTGGGCCCCGACCTCGGAGAAGCCCTACGGCTGCGGGGAGTGCGAGCGGCGGTTCCGGGACCAGCTGACCTTGCGGCTGCACCAGAGACTGCACCGCGGCGAGGGCCCCTGCGCCTGCCCGGACTGCGGCCGCAGCTTCACGCAGCGCGCGCACATGCTGCTGCACCAGCGCAGCCACCGCGGCGAGCGGCCGTTCCCGTGCTCCGAGTGCGACAAACGCTTCAGCAAGAAGGCCCACCTGACCCGCCACCTGCGCACGCACACGGGCGAGAGGCCCTACCCGTGCGTGGAGTGCGGCAAGCGCTTCAGCCAGAAGATACACTTGGGGTCGCACCAGAAGACACACACGGGCGAGCGGCCCTTCCCCTGCACAGAGTGCGAGAAGCGCTTTCGCAAAAAGACGCACCTGATCCGCCACCAGCGCATCCACACGGGAGAGAGGCCCTACCAGTGCGCGCGCTGCGCGCGCAGCTTCACACACAAACAGCACTTGGTACGGCACCAAAGGGTGCACGAGGCGGCCGGCCGCGCGCCGCCCTCCCCCGACGCGCCCAGCTCGCCTGCCCGTACCCCCACCCCGTCCCCTCCCGGGCCCAAGCCTTTCACCTGCTCCGACTGCAGCCTGAGTTCCGGCCGGAAGAAGAACCTCGCCACGCACCACAGCGTGCACCGCAGCGAGGGGCGCCCCTTTAGGTGCGACGAGTGCGCCCTGGGCGCCACCGTGGACCCTGCTGCCGCCGAGCCTGTGGCCTGCGCGCCCCGAAGCACAGCAGCGCTCCAGGGCGCTCCCGCGAGCGAGCTGTCCTTCTGCTCGGACTGCGGGCGCGGCTTCGCCCATGGGCAGCACCTGGCGCGGCATCGGCGCGTGCACACTGGCGAACGGCCCTTCGCCTGCGCGCAGTGTGGCCGCCGCTTCGGCTCGAGGCCCAACCTGGTCGCCCACTGCAGGGCCCACAGCGGCGCTAGGCCTTTCGCCTGCGCGCAGTGCGGCCGCCGCTTCAGCCGCAAGTCGCACCTGGGCCGCCACCAGGCCGTGCACACGGGCAGTAGGCCTCACGCCTGCGCCGTCTGCGCCCGCAGCTTCAGCTCCAAAACCAACCTAGTCCGCCACCAGGCTATCCACACGGGCTCCcgccccttctcctgccctcagtgCGGCAAGAGCTTCAGCCGCAAGACCCACCTCGTGCGGCACCAGCGAATCCACGGCGAAGCCGCCCAGCCAACCACCGTCGCTGACCTCCCGGCCTCAAACTGGCCCACTGCCGCAGAGGTGGCAGCGCCCCGGCCCTTCTTCTGA
- the ZNF467 gene encoding zinc finger protein 467 isoform X2, with protein MRETFDALSSLGVSVGQLEMAPQSEPGEGSHNAQEQMSPPSEKRALGTSLGGEWIIRKVKVEEEDPEAEEEVEWPQHLSSHPAPFPAPALGPLATAYKLEPGAAGALGGLALAGWAPTSEKPYGCGECERRFRDQLTLRLHQRLHRGEGPCACPDCGRSFTQRAHMLLHQRSHRGERPFPCSECDKRFSKKAHLTRHLRTHTGERPYPCVECGKRFSQKIHLGSHQKTHTGERPFPCTECEKRFRKKTHLIRHQRIHTGERPYQCARCARSFTHKQHLVRHQRVHEAAGRAPPSPDAPSSPARTPTPSPPGPKPFTCSDCSLSSGRKKNLATHHSVHRSEGRPFRCDECALGATVDPAAAEPVACAPRSTAALQGAPASELSFCSDCGRGFAHGQHLARHRRVHTGERPFACAQCGRRFGSRPNLVAHCRAHSGARPFACAQCGRRFSRKSHLGRHQAVHTGSRPHACAVCARSFSSKTNLVRHQAIHTGSRPFSCPQCGKSFSRKTHLVRHQRIHGEAAQPTTVADLPASNWPTAAEVAAPRPFF; from the exons ATGAGAGAGACCTTCGATGCCCTCAGCTCTCTGG GAGTCTCTGTGGGACAGCTGGAGATGGCCCCCCAAAGTGAGCCTGGGGAGGGGTCCCACAATGCCCAGGAGCAGATGTCCCCTCCCAGTGAAAAGAGAGCACTAGGCACAAGCTTAG GGGGCGAGTGGATCATTCGGAAGgtgaaggtggaggaggaggacccCGAGGCAGAAGAGGAAGTTGAATGGCCCCAGCACCTATCATCACACCCAGCCCCTTTTCCTGCGCCTGCCCTGGGGCCTCTGGCCACCGCCTATAAGCTGGAGCCGGGGGCCGCAGGGGCCCTGGGCGGGCTCGCGTTGGCCGGGTGGGCCCCGACCTCGGAGAAGCCCTACGGCTGCGGGGAGTGCGAGCGGCGGTTCCGGGACCAGCTGACCTTGCGGCTGCACCAGAGACTGCACCGCGGCGAGGGCCCCTGCGCCTGCCCGGACTGCGGCCGCAGCTTCACGCAGCGCGCGCACATGCTGCTGCACCAGCGCAGCCACCGCGGCGAGCGGCCGTTCCCGTGCTCCGAGTGCGACAAACGCTTCAGCAAGAAGGCCCACCTGACCCGCCACCTGCGCACGCACACGGGCGAGAGGCCCTACCCGTGCGTGGAGTGCGGCAAGCGCTTCAGCCAGAAGATACACTTGGGGTCGCACCAGAAGACACACACGGGCGAGCGGCCCTTCCCCTGCACAGAGTGCGAGAAGCGCTTTCGCAAAAAGACGCACCTGATCCGCCACCAGCGCATCCACACGGGAGAGAGGCCCTACCAGTGCGCGCGCTGCGCGCGCAGCTTCACACACAAACAGCACTTGGTACGGCACCAAAGGGTGCACGAGGCGGCCGGCCGCGCGCCGCCCTCCCCCGACGCGCCCAGCTCGCCTGCCCGTACCCCCACCCCGTCCCCTCCCGGGCCCAAGCCTTTCACCTGCTCCGACTGCAGCCTGAGTTCCGGCCGGAAGAAGAACCTCGCCACGCACCACAGCGTGCACCGCAGCGAGGGGCGCCCCTTTAGGTGCGACGAGTGCGCCCTGGGCGCCACCGTGGACCCTGCTGCCGCCGAGCCTGTGGCCTGCGCGCCCCGAAGCACAGCAGCGCTCCAGGGCGCTCCCGCGAGCGAGCTGTCCTTCTGCTCGGACTGCGGGCGCGGCTTCGCCCATGGGCAGCACCTGGCGCGGCATCGGCGCGTGCACACTGGCGAACGGCCCTTCGCCTGCGCGCAGTGTGGCCGCCGCTTCGGCTCGAGGCCCAACCTGGTCGCCCACTGCAGGGCCCACAGCGGCGCTAGGCCTTTCGCCTGCGCGCAGTGCGGCCGCCGCTTCAGCCGCAAGTCGCACCTGGGCCGCCACCAGGCCGTGCACACGGGCAGTAGGCCTCACGCCTGCGCCGTCTGCGCCCGCAGCTTCAGCTCCAAAACCAACCTAGTCCGCCACCAGGCTATCCACACGGGCTCCcgccccttctcctgccctcagtgCGGCAAGAGCTTCAGCCGCAAGACCCACCTCGTGCGGCACCAGCGAATCCACGGCGAAGCCGCCCAGCCAACCACCGTCGCTGACCTCCCGGCCTCAAACTGGCCCACTGCCGCAGAGGTGGCAGCGCCCCGGCCCTTCTTCTGA